Proteins encoded in a region of the Brevefilum fermentans genome:
- a CDS encoding tyrosine-type recombinase/integrase, producing MTNQSSDSMSVPAHLHERTHLKPAIQAWMYFLNDKGRSPYTIKAFVADLNLLDTFLPPDITIGEITQKDLENFLNWLENERGIPCSPKSLSRRITSVKSFFRWLQRGGALVNDPADKLPQKTVSSPLPTVLTHPELKTALKTAENMRYGDRPDARPYTLLMLLLETGIKKGECTEINLNHLDVENPQDAFVFIRYTNPRYRYKERKLPLSQQWVEVFEEYAQQYALQDRLFPWTARRLEYILEDISAAAGFEKRISFDMCRWTSVLTDLIEGVPSDKIRQKLGISKIQFREARQKLRSLALQQGYDLGDDPEESPADN from the coding sequence ATGACAAACCAATCCAGTGATTCAATGAGCGTGCCTGCCCATTTACATGAGCGGACGCATCTCAAGCCGGCCATCCAGGCCTGGATGTATTTTCTGAATGACAAGGGGCGGTCTCCTTATACCATTAAAGCCTTTGTCGCTGATCTCAACCTGCTCGATACCTTTCTGCCACCCGATATCACCATCGGTGAAATCACCCAGAAAGACCTTGAAAATTTCCTCAACTGGCTGGAAAACGAACGCGGTATTCCCTGCAGTCCAAAAAGCCTTTCCAGAAGGATCACCTCTGTCAAAAGTTTTTTCCGCTGGTTACAAAGAGGTGGTGCGCTGGTCAACGACCCGGCCGACAAGCTTCCGCAAAAAACGGTTTCCAGCCCCCTGCCAACGGTGTTGACCCACCCTGAATTGAAAACCGCACTGAAAACTGCAGAGAATATGCGTTATGGGGATCGACCCGACGCCCGACCTTACACCCTGCTCATGTTGCTTTTAGAAACTGGAATTAAGAAAGGGGAGTGCACTGAGATCAATCTCAATCACCTCGACGTTGAGAATCCACAGGATGCCTTTGTTTTTATTCGCTACACCAACCCACGCTATCGCTATAAAGAACGCAAGCTTCCCCTATCCCAGCAATGGGTTGAGGTTTTTGAAGAATATGCTCAGCAATATGCGTTACAGGATCGATTATTCCCCTGGACGGCGCGGCGCCTGGAATACATCCTCGAGGACATCTCAGCAGCCGCGGGCTTCGAGAAACGCATTTCCTTCGATATGTGCCGTTGGACGAGCGTATTAACCGATCTGATCGAAGGTGTTCCCTCGGATAAGATTCGCCAGAAACTTGGTATCTCGAAGATCCAATTTCGCGAGGCACGCCAGAAATTGCGCAGTCTTGCCTTACAACAGGGTTATGATCTTGGTGATGACCCTGAAGAAAGCCCGGCAGATAATTAG
- the cdaA gene encoding diadenylate cyclase CdaA, with amino-acid sequence MAQFLNDLSFLIQRFGWTDLLDIVLVGAVFFIVLMFLRDTEALVLLRGVFFIIVLLALFTSLIELPAFSWLIRTVLPALVFAIPVIFAPEIRRTLERVGRAGNISFLIRTRNITEKQFLETLDAIIKASGRLSERHHGALIVIQRNQGLSEYVNTGVSLNAQVTPELLLQIFYPNTPLHDGAVIIVNDRLVAASCVMPLSSSGVLNRSLEHTLGLRHRAALGITEVSDAVAVVVSEETGSISIAQDGKIFHRLNMERFQHTLLAFFQATDLKREKSLTARLLSLFTAGKGVDKEGDEL; translated from the coding sequence ATGGCTCAATTCTTAAACGACCTCTCATTTCTTATTCAGCGCTTTGGTTGGACCGATTTACTCGATATCGTCCTGGTTGGCGCGGTCTTTTTTATCGTACTGATGTTTCTGCGCGACACTGAAGCCCTGGTGTTGCTACGTGGAGTGTTCTTTATCATCGTCCTTCTGGCATTGTTCACCAGCCTGATCGAACTGCCAGCCTTTTCCTGGCTGATCAGAACGGTTTTGCCAGCCCTGGTGTTTGCCATTCCGGTTATTTTCGCCCCAGAAATCCGGCGCACATTAGAGCGGGTTGGTCGGGCAGGAAATATATCTTTCTTGATCCGTACGCGCAACATCACCGAAAAACAATTCCTGGAAACATTGGATGCGATCATCAAAGCCAGCGGGCGCCTTTCTGAACGCCACCATGGGGCTTTGATTGTCATTCAACGTAACCAGGGGCTGAGCGAATATGTTAATACCGGCGTATCATTGAACGCCCAGGTGACGCCCGAATTGCTGTTGCAAATTTTTTATCCTAACACGCCTCTGCATGATGGTGCTGTCATCATCGTTAATGACAGGCTGGTTGCAGCCTCCTGTGTGATGCCGCTCTCGTCCAGCGGCGTGCTCAACCGGTCGCTCGAACACACACTGGGATTGCGCCATCGTGCTGCCCTCGGCATTACAGAAGTCAGTGATGCCGTTGCCGTCGTAGTCTCCGAAGAAACCGGCAGTATTTCCATCGCCCAGGATGGAAAAATATTCCACCGCCTCAATATGGAGCGCTTTCAACACACCTTGCTGGCTTTCTTCCAGGCAACCGACTTAAAGCGAGAAAAAAGCCTGACAGCTCGCTTATTATCCCTGTTTACCGCAGGTAAAGGCGTAGATAAAGAGGGTGATGAATTATGA
- a CDS encoding ATP-binding protein — translation MAANLTSLFNFLTTPPGDLIYHLVTHVTLVFVILYLLFKRWEPDTRGQARRSLIGCIILILLQLSLCALRFISSSTHLHNIDFPPIFERLVASLTILWVIWTLFTGSQRKTATTVCITLSLTLIVLALVSVLIKPHFAVIFLINPLALDFIWQLIALLMIVIGIILAISLRPPMMKVLNISLLGLACGHLLQILLINEMDWQMGAVRLSQMLSLPWLIAIIKYLSSGITHVSSAANLSDTAVIKNGKKPVLANAEVTADTKPALVNLLLKINTTQTKDEKYQTVAQALSLSVVADICFLISRSKEDEKIHILCGYDLIRETILKADILSREDLPNVITAWESRQALNLSYADANLRDAQTLAMLLNYHTIGSLFAYPLGLPGHPWVGGVFFLSPYTGKRWDDKTLQLMDQIKDTLSMVLFGPDALEAASQESIQAEVKINALLQAAENLHAALTEKETLIREKDALIKGLKAKFQIDRMESVTRQEELQQKITDLTAQIASQPGISSKLEQLEEENRRLSSERDQLMLDLNRTKNMLTNLQMEAGQTGPIRLSLESSIISLDSIAANARLRVVSQLQGRNIDLEIHNPDGRLMIKTDPELLQTALYELLTNAILATEYGGTIRLEQKISLEMGMLTVQVTDFGVGLTQAEQTALFSAQHEVIPGIGSVPAVRNAIRAIRVLNGKIWLKSKKVSYTTFRFQIPVRIID, via the coding sequence ATGGCAGCAAATCTTACATCACTCTTCAATTTTCTTACAACACCTCCGGGCGATCTGATCTACCACCTTGTAACCCATGTCACACTGGTTTTTGTGATCCTGTACCTGCTGTTCAAGCGCTGGGAACCCGATACAAGGGGGCAGGCGCGCCGATCTCTCATCGGTTGTATCATCCTCATTTTGCTTCAACTGAGCCTGTGTGCCCTGCGCTTCATCAGCTCATCAACACACTTGCATAACATCGATTTCCCACCCATTTTTGAACGGCTGGTTGCATCATTAACCATCCTGTGGGTGATTTGGACTTTATTCACCGGATCGCAACGAAAGACTGCCACAACCGTATGCATCACCCTGTCTCTGACATTGATCGTTTTAGCCCTGGTTTCGGTCTTAATCAAGCCACACTTTGCTGTCATTTTTCTTATCAATCCCCTGGCGTTGGATTTCATCTGGCAGTTGATCGCCCTGTTAATGATTGTCATCGGCATCATCCTGGCGATCTCTCTTCGACCTCCCATGATGAAAGTGTTGAACATCAGTCTGCTCGGATTAGCCTGCGGTCATTTACTTCAAATCCTATTGATCAATGAAATGGACTGGCAGATGGGCGCGGTGCGCTTAAGCCAGATGCTGAGTTTGCCCTGGCTTATAGCAATCATTAAATACCTGTCCTCGGGCATAACACATGTATCATCCGCGGCAAATCTCTCCGATACTGCAGTGATCAAAAATGGCAAGAAGCCTGTACTTGCAAACGCCGAGGTGACAGCCGATACAAAGCCTGCCCTGGTCAACCTTTTACTGAAAATCAATACCACCCAAACCAAAGATGAAAAATATCAAACCGTGGCGCAGGCGCTCAGTCTCAGTGTTGTGGCAGATATCTGCTTTCTGATCAGCAGATCCAAAGAAGATGAGAAAATTCATATCCTGTGTGGATATGACCTGATACGCGAGACCATCCTCAAAGCGGACATCCTTTCCAGAGAAGACCTGCCCAATGTAATCACAGCCTGGGAGTCCCGGCAAGCCCTCAACCTTTCGTATGCTGACGCAAACCTGCGCGATGCTCAAACCCTGGCCATGCTGCTCAACTATCACACCATTGGCAGCCTGTTCGCTTACCCCTTAGGACTGCCCGGCCATCCATGGGTCGGTGGTGTTTTCTTTCTTTCTCCGTATACCGGGAAACGCTGGGACGATAAAACCCTGCAGTTGATGGATCAGATAAAAGACACACTGTCCATGGTCCTGTTCGGACCAGACGCATTAGAAGCCGCCAGCCAGGAATCGATCCAGGCTGAAGTAAAAATCAATGCGCTACTTCAGGCAGCAGAAAATTTACACGCGGCACTCACAGAAAAAGAAACCCTGATCCGAGAAAAAGATGCTTTGATCAAAGGGTTGAAAGCAAAATTCCAGATCGATAGAATGGAGAGCGTCACCCGGCAGGAAGAATTACAGCAGAAAATTACTGATCTCACGGCTCAAATTGCAAGCCAACCGGGCATTTCCTCAAAATTGGAACAACTTGAGGAGGAAAATCGTCGCTTATCCAGTGAACGCGATCAGCTCATGCTGGATTTAAACCGGACGAAAAACATGCTCACTAATCTGCAGATGGAAGCCGGTCAGACCGGGCCGATCCGCCTCTCCCTGGAGAGTTCGATCATCAGCCTGGATTCGATTGCAGCAAATGCTCGTTTGCGAGTTGTCTCACAATTGCAGGGACGCAATATCGACCTCGAAATTCACAACCCGGACGGGCGCTTGATGATTAAAACTGATCCCGAATTATTGCAGACTGCACTGTACGAATTACTCACAAACGCCATTCTTGCCACTGAATATGGCGGGACAATCCGACTTGAGCAGAAAATATCCCTCGAAATGGGAATGTTAACGGTTCAGGTCACTGATTTTGGGGTGGGCTTGACACAAGCAGAACAAACCGCGTTATTCAGCGCCCAGCATGAAGTCATCCCTGGAATTGGAAGCGTCCCGGCTGTGCGCAACGCCATCCGGGCAATTCGCGTCCTCAACGGGAAAATTTGGTTAAAGAGCAAGAAGGTCTCGTACACAACCTTCCGTTTCCAAATCCCTGTCAGGATCATTGATTAA
- the tilS gene encoding tRNA lysidine(34) synthetase TilS yields MFLKKLAKAASIQCGLQQDVPILVGVSGGADSLALLFGLEALGYPLVIAHVDHALRSESRAEADFVQNIATLQGWSFFSQRIDVGEFAQNERLSIEEAAREVRYRFLFEQARQHRCQAVAVGHHADDQVETVLMHLLRGAALSGLRGMPFRRLMPQWDAHIPLVRPLLGFWRVEIEAYVNSLSLTPCVDLSNLDTTFYRNRLRQELIPELETYNPRLKAVIWRMADVLNEEANWMDQLSLQGYQECLRKEAKDWIEIKLSHFLQQPTALQRRVLRHAIEKLQPDLRDIGFDAINRGLNFAYGANSGDQIDLIARLNLVVVGDVLIVKTWSAELPDFDLPLLTEPAYHATLDIGRHVKLRHGWRLEAEILEEISAELLENVKNIPTDEAWLDYDRVTMPVMVRGSAAGERFQPLGMGGHSQSLQDLFVNQKVPAHLRPFWPLVVSEGQIAWVVGLRPSEGFKISEKTQRIVKIKLIKSDQ; encoded by the coding sequence ATGTTTCTAAAAAAATTGGCTAAGGCGGCTTCCATTCAATGCGGTTTGCAGCAAGACGTGCCCATCCTTGTAGGGGTTTCGGGTGGCGCTGACAGCCTGGCGTTGCTATTCGGTTTGGAGGCGCTGGGGTATCCACTGGTGATTGCGCATGTTGACCATGCCTTGCGCTCAGAATCCAGAGCTGAAGCCGATTTTGTGCAAAATATCGCCACTTTACAGGGATGGTCCTTTTTTAGCCAGAGAATTGACGTGGGCGAATTTGCTCAAAATGAACGCTTGTCGATTGAGGAAGCCGCGCGAGAGGTTCGTTACCGGTTCCTGTTTGAACAGGCGCGGCAGCATCGATGCCAAGCCGTCGCCGTTGGACATCATGCAGATGACCAGGTCGAGACGGTATTGATGCATTTGCTGCGCGGCGCCGCGCTATCCGGGTTAAGGGGGATGCCTTTCCGGAGATTGATGCCCCAGTGGGATGCACACATCCCGTTGGTCAGGCCCTTGCTTGGTTTTTGGCGGGTGGAAATTGAAGCTTATGTGAACTCGTTAAGTCTGACGCCGTGTGTAGACCTCTCGAATCTCGATACGACTTTTTATCGAAATCGGCTCAGACAGGAATTGATCCCGGAATTAGAAACTTACAATCCCCGGCTTAAGGCTGTCATTTGGCGCATGGCGGACGTTCTAAATGAGGAGGCGAACTGGATGGATCAGCTCAGTCTTCAGGGGTACCAGGAATGCCTGCGAAAAGAGGCTAAAGATTGGATCGAGATCAAGCTTTCACATTTTCTGCAGCAACCAACAGCTCTACAGCGGCGGGTGTTACGGCATGCCATTGAAAAATTGCAACCTGATTTACGCGATATTGGCTTTGACGCGATCAACCGTGGGCTGAATTTTGCCTATGGCGCAAACTCTGGGGATCAAATCGACCTGATCGCCCGTTTGAACCTGGTGGTGGTTGGAGATGTTTTGATTGTTAAAACCTGGTCAGCAGAACTGCCGGATTTTGATCTGCCACTGTTGACCGAGCCAGCTTATCACGCGACGCTGGACATCGGTAGACACGTCAAACTCAGGCATGGTTGGCGACTGGAAGCCGAAATTCTCGAGGAAATCTCAGCAGAGCTGTTAGAAAACGTCAAAAATATACCCACGGATGAGGCCTGGCTCGATTATGATCGTGTGACGATGCCAGTGATGGTGCGGGGATCGGCGGCGGGCGAACGTTTCCAGCCTCTGGGCATGGGTGGACATTCGCAAAGCTTACAGGATTTGTTTGTCAACCAAAAGGTCCCGGCACATTTGCGTCCATTCTGGCCGCTGGTTGTTTCTGAGGGGCAAATTGCGTGGGTCGTTGGCTTGCGCCCGTCAGAAGGGTTTAAAATTTCAGAAAAAACACAGCGAATTGTGAAAATAAAATTAATAAAAAGCGATCAATGA
- a CDS encoding CdaR family protein, which translates to MKHFRRIIRSLPTLLTALVFATIVWIYAVTLADPTETRTYPRPLPMEIIGLDPDLTIINEITQQVYLTIRAPSSFHTQLENDINLIDVVLDLSGLESGVHILTPQVNLALSPAEITRVMPSNVTVKLDAIVTESFPINLKVVGNPTIGFETQTPVLSDQNVFISGPRSLIETIDHIDAEINISDATEDVQRMIELTPLDAEDNPVTGISLNPASIQVTVPVTQRGGFRTVVVKIVTSGQVAPGYRLTNIFSSPPAVTIFSADYDLVDSIPGYVETAPINLNMASEDIEIRVALNLPEGINVVGSQNVTITISIDPIESSIRFVNVPIQIRGLGAGLAVEISPESVDIFLSGPLPLLDGLSLEDIFVLINLSDRGPGTYQLAPTVLLENNLISVDAILPSSIEVTISEAK; encoded by the coding sequence ATGAAACACTTTCGCAGGATCATTCGCAGCCTCCCCACCCTTCTGACGGCTTTGGTTTTTGCCACCATTGTATGGATCTACGCTGTCACCCTGGCAGACCCCACTGAAACGCGTACCTACCCCAGGCCCCTGCCCATGGAGATCATCGGCCTGGATCCAGATCTGACCATCATCAATGAAATTACCCAACAGGTTTATTTGACGATTCGCGCCCCATCCTCATTTCACACACAACTCGAAAATGACATCAACCTGATCGATGTGGTGCTTGACCTTTCCGGCCTGGAATCTGGAGTGCATATCCTGACCCCTCAGGTCAACCTTGCCCTTTCACCAGCTGAAATCACACGCGTAATGCCATCCAATGTAACCGTTAAATTAGATGCAATCGTCACTGAAAGTTTTCCCATCAACCTGAAGGTGGTTGGAAACCCAACGATTGGTTTTGAAACCCAGACACCAGTATTGAGCGATCAAAACGTGTTCATCTCCGGTCCCAGATCGCTGATTGAAACCATCGACCATATCGACGCTGAGATCAATATTTCCGATGCAACCGAAGATGTTCAGCGCATGATCGAACTAACCCCGCTCGATGCAGAAGATAATCCAGTTACAGGAATCAGCCTCAACCCGGCTTCCATCCAGGTCACTGTACCAGTCACTCAGCGCGGTGGGTTTAGAACAGTGGTGGTAAAAATTGTCACCAGCGGACAGGTAGCCCCCGGGTACCGACTGACCAACATTTTTTCTTCCCCACCCGCTGTAACCATCTTTTCAGCAGATTACGACCTTGTCGATTCTATCCCGGGTTACGTTGAAACAGCGCCAATCAACCTGAATATGGCCAGCGAAGATATCGAGATCAGGGTTGCTCTGAACCTCCCAGAGGGCATAAACGTGGTGGGCAGCCAGAATGTCACCATTACAATAAGTATCGATCCTATCGAGAGCAGCATCCGCTTTGTCAACGTTCCCATACAAATTAGAGGCTTGGGAGCTGGCTTAGCGGTTGAAATTTCACCTGAAAGCGTGGACATTTTCCTCTCGGGTCCCCTACCGCTGTTGGATGGGCTCAGCCTGGAAGACATCTTTGTCCTGATCAACCTTTCAGACCGGGGACCGGGGACATACCAATTAGCCCCAACAGTTTTGCTGGAAAACAACCTGATCAGTGTTGATGCCATCCTGCCAAGTTCCATCGAAGTGACCATCAGCGAAGCGAAATAA
- a CDS encoding LCP family protein, with amino-acid sequence MASRQLTSHYKDVYSPSKGFQALIVTVFLFLVCLLGFILIVGFRSNHQVSPAYTYAMQTRAAYNADPTPTPFQPEAFGYVPNVTPEPIVAADPEVWSSSIAPVNLEKPEGQINVLLLGTDLRENEGGFRTDTIVWVSLNPKEGFVSAISFPRDLYVQIPGYGENRINTAFGWGGFSLLADTMEINFGVRPDNYVLIHMNGFKSVIDSLGGINVEVEENLSDSCAIWINESGWCSVGPGTVNMNADVALWYVRSRYSTSDVDRARRAQEVVEAIFRRLMSLDVVFKVPELYNAYTSYVQTDIEVGKVIAMLPLANTIYENGDIRNYVVGFEEAYSWVTAAGASVLVPNNILIQELLIEALQLK; translated from the coding sequence ATGGCATCAAGACAATTAACTTCCCATTACAAGGATGTTTACAGCCCGTCAAAGGGGTTCCAGGCTCTCATCGTCACTGTATTTCTTTTCCTGGTGTGCTTGCTAGGATTCATTCTTATCGTCGGTTTTCGATCGAATCATCAGGTCAGCCCGGCATATACTTACGCAATGCAAACACGGGCTGCGTATAATGCCGACCCAACACCGACACCCTTTCAGCCTGAAGCCTTCGGTTATGTTCCAAATGTAACCCCGGAGCCCATCGTTGCAGCCGACCCCGAGGTCTGGTCAAGTTCAATCGCGCCGGTAAACCTTGAAAAGCCTGAAGGTCAGATCAATGTTCTTTTGCTGGGAACCGATCTGCGCGAAAACGAAGGCGGGTTCCGCACCGACACCATCGTTTGGGTGTCATTGAACCCCAAAGAAGGGTTTGTAAGCGCCATCTCATTTCCGAGAGACCTTTACGTTCAAATTCCAGGTTATGGTGAAAATCGAATCAATACCGCTTTCGGCTGGGGTGGATTTTCCCTGCTGGCAGACACCATGGAAATCAATTTCGGTGTGCGCCCCGACAACTACGTTCTGATCCATATGAACGGCTTTAAATCCGTGATCGACAGCCTGGGGGGGATCAATGTCGAAGTTGAAGAGAATTTATCCGATAGCTGTGCCATCTGGATCAACGAAAGCGGCTGGTGCAGCGTTGGACCGGGCACTGTGAACATGAATGCAGATGTTGCCCTCTGGTATGTACGTTCGCGCTATTCCACCAGTGATGTTGACCGCGCCCGCCGTGCCCAGGAAGTGGTCGAAGCCATCTTCAGGCGTTTGATGAGCCTTGACGTGGTCTTCAAAGTGCCTGAACTCTACAATGCTTACACCAGCTATGTCCAAACTGATATCGAGGTGGGCAAAGTGATCGCCATGCTACCCCTGGCAAATACCATTTACGAGAATGGCGATATCCGCAATTATGTAGTCGGTTTTGAAGAAGCCTATAGTTGGGTCACCGCTGCTGGTGCCAGCGTTCTGGTGCCAAACAATATTTTAATTCAGGAATTGTTAATTGAAGCCTTGCAATTAAAATAG
- the coaE gene encoding dephospho-CoA kinase (Dephospho-CoA kinase (CoaE) performs the final step in coenzyme A biosynthesis.) has product MIDSSFTIGITGNIATGKSVIRHMLANAGLFGLDADSIANRMLYPGTQSYQQVLDAFGPEIKTEQGQISNKKLGQIVFNDQRALEKLEALVHPEVIKTIFNRIQAAGQPVVSIEAIKLIESGLSNHCDKIWVSYASFDHQMRRLRSSRALTDQEAKARINSQPPQIDKFAHADVIINTETTFKETWIRTQRALNDTIQSINDFAPLHINISKDWFGTSVNTVPATQLERAWKELTRQSLTDLYECLGSKMVLALSKNEHIQAFVLWESWNFSGTLNRVFPGEFFEAQPALVFDAFEKHAQFHQVEILLVAQKILEAGEIRPEQFAFDLQLPAQITYPAWQIAAQKAVCNTPTSIWQKVLAQPFESINAA; this is encoded by the coding sequence ATGATTGACTCAAGCTTCACAATTGGCATCACAGGCAATATCGCTACGGGGAAAAGCGTGATTCGCCACATGCTGGCTAACGCTGGCTTATTCGGTCTCGATGCGGATTCCATCGCCAACCGCATGTTGTACCCGGGAACACAGTCCTACCAGCAGGTGTTGGATGCCTTTGGTCCAGAGATTAAAACCGAGCAGGGTCAAATTTCCAACAAAAAACTCGGACAGATCGTTTTCAACGATCAGCGCGCATTAGAAAAACTGGAAGCCCTCGTCCACCCCGAGGTGATCAAGACGATTTTCAATCGAATACAGGCTGCCGGGCAGCCGGTGGTCTCGATCGAGGCGATCAAACTCATCGAATCCGGTCTCAGTAACCATTGCGATAAAATCTGGGTCAGCTATGCTTCCTTTGACCATCAAATGCGACGTTTACGAAGTTCGCGGGCTCTAACGGATCAAGAAGCAAAGGCCAGGATCAATTCCCAACCTCCGCAAATCGACAAATTCGCTCACGCCGACGTGATCATTAATACAGAAACAACATTTAAAGAAACCTGGATAAGGACACAACGGGCGCTTAATGATACAATTCAATCAATAAATGATTTTGCGCCTCTGCACATTAATATTTCAAAGGACTGGTTCGGCACTTCCGTCAACACCGTGCCTGCAACACAGTTAGAAAGAGCATGGAAGGAACTGACCCGGCAATCTCTCACTGATCTGTATGAATGCCTTGGGTCAAAAATGGTTCTTGCACTCTCAAAAAATGAGCACATCCAGGCATTCGTCCTCTGGGAAAGCTGGAATTTTTCTGGCACCCTGAACCGGGTTTTCCCCGGTGAATTCTTCGAAGCACAGCCCGCACTGGTTTTTGATGCCTTTGAGAAGCATGCTCAATTTCACCAGGTGGAGATCTTGCTGGTTGCCCAAAAAATACTTGAGGCTGGAGAAATCCGACCTGAACAATTCGCATTTGATCTTCAGCTTCCTGCTCAAATCACCTACCCGGCTTGGCAAATTGCGGCTCAAAAAGCAGTTTGTAACACGCCCACCTCGATCTGGCAAAAGGTGTTGGCGCAGCCCTTTGAATCGATCAATGCAGCTTAG
- the der gene encoding ribosome biogenesis GTPase Der has product MGKPVIALVGRPNVGKSALFNRLVGERLAIVDEIPGTTRDRLMAEADWSGYYFYVMDTGGIDPTKGKDQAPLSIGSKAFIQEIRAHAERAMEEADLILFIVDGQAGITPADQEIAEILRRKQRTVEGRLYPPVILVVNKAESAKIRQVAADFYQLGLGDPYAISALHGTGTGDLLDEVVRYIAEFGEDTEEDLSTKIAIVGKPNVGKSSLLNKIIGEERAIVSEIPGTTRDAIDTKLEFQGYPITLIDTAGIRRRGKVEPGVEKYSVIRSMNAIERADVAILVIDATTKITAQDTHIAGYIKDAWKSALVVVNKWDLIEKDTYTINEYTEQIRQELNFMPYIPLVFISSLTGQRVDRVLPLALRVQEERLVRLSTSQINRIIQAAQDRHPAPSRSGRSLRIYYGTQVRNDPPTFMLYVNNPEYAHFSYLRFLENQIRKEYLFIGTPIRLVLKKRRE; this is encoded by the coding sequence ATGGGTAAACCTGTTATTGCCCTTGTGGGCAGACCCAATGTCGGCAAAAGCGCTCTTTTCAATCGCCTGGTCGGTGAGCGTCTGGCCATTGTTGATGAGATTCCTGGCACCACCCGGGATCGCCTCATGGCAGAAGCAGATTGGAGCGGGTATTACTTCTATGTCATGGATACTGGCGGGATTGACCCCACCAAAGGCAAAGACCAGGCCCCGCTTTCGATCGGATCTAAGGCGTTCATCCAGGAAATCCGCGCCCATGCTGAAAGGGCCATGGAGGAAGCGGACCTGATCCTGTTCATCGTTGATGGTCAGGCGGGAATCACACCGGCAGACCAGGAAATCGCCGAGATTTTACGCCGCAAACAGCGCACCGTCGAGGGGCGACTTTACCCACCGGTCATCCTGGTGGTCAACAAAGCGGAAAGCGCCAAAATTCGCCAGGTTGCAGCCGATTTTTATCAACTCGGTCTGGGCGATCCTTACGCAATTTCTGCGCTACATGGGACCGGCACGGGCGATCTATTGGATGAAGTTGTTCGCTACATTGCAGAATTTGGTGAGGATACCGAAGAAGACCTCTCTACCAAGATTGCCATTGTCGGCAAACCGAACGTGGGCAAATCCAGCTTACTGAATAAGATCATCGGCGAAGAACGCGCCATTGTCAGCGAAATCCCTGGCACCACCCGCGATGCCATCGATACCAAGCTTGAATTCCAGGGGTATCCCATCACCTTGATTGACACCGCCGGGATCCGTCGTCGGGGCAAGGTTGAACCAGGCGTTGAAAAATACAGCGTCATTCGCAGTATGAACGCTATTGAACGCGCCGACGTCGCTATCCTGGTCATCGATGCCACCACCAAAATTACCGCACAAGACACCCATATTGCCGGATACATCAAAGACGCGTGGAAAAGCGCCCTTGTGGTTGTCAATAAATGGGATTTGATCGAAAAAGACACCTACACCATCAACGAGTACACTGAACAAATTCGTCAAGAGCTGAACTTTATGCCTTATATCCCGTTGGTTTTCATCAGCTCACTCACCGGTCAGAGAGTCGACCGGGTGCTCCCTCTTGCCCTCCGGGTTCAGGAAGAGCGCCTGGTACGCCTGTCTACATCACAAATCAACCGGATTATCCAGGCTGCCCAGGACCGTCATCCTGCCCCATCAAGGTCAGGTCGTTCACTCAGGATTTACTACGGCACCCAGGTGAGAAACGATCCGCCCACCTTCATGCTGTATGTTAACAACCCTGAATACGCACATTTTTCCTATCTCCGCTTTCTTGAAAATCAGATCCGGAAGGAGTATCTCTTCATTGGAACGCCCATTCGCCTGGTGCTGAAAAAACGCCGTGAATAA